From Streptomyces durmitorensis, a single genomic window includes:
- a CDS encoding class I SAM-dependent methyltransferase: MSDQHTHAHTAPTGPTGPTSSAAADTAEAFWDERYNQSGRLWSGEPNAALVRETEGLTPGSALDLGCGEGGDAIWLARQGWRVTATDISRVALGRAAEHAAQAQVADRVDWQRHDLGTSFPAGSYDLACAQFLHSLHEMPREQILRGAAAAVAPGGTLLIVGHMGFPAWETEPHPGVDFPTPQKVLASLDLAADQWDVLVCDTHEHPLTDPDGQPSTRTNYTVKARRRTPKD; the protein is encoded by the coding sequence ATGAGCGACCAGCACACCCACGCCCACACCGCCCCCACCGGCCCCACCGGCCCGACCTCCTCGGCCGCCGCCGACACGGCCGAAGCGTTCTGGGACGAGCGCTACAACCAGAGCGGCCGTCTGTGGAGCGGCGAACCCAATGCCGCACTCGTCCGCGAGACCGAAGGTCTGACGCCGGGCAGCGCCCTGGACCTGGGCTGCGGAGAGGGGGGCGACGCGATCTGGCTCGCGCGGCAGGGCTGGCGCGTCACCGCGACCGACATCTCCCGCGTAGCCCTGGGCCGCGCGGCCGAGCACGCGGCCCAGGCGCAGGTCGCCGACCGGGTCGACTGGCAGCGCCACGACCTCGGCACGTCCTTCCCCGCCGGGAGCTACGACCTGGCCTGTGCCCAGTTCCTGCACTCCCTGCACGAGATGCCGCGCGAGCAGATCCTGCGGGGCGCCGCCGCGGCCGTCGCGCCGGGCGGCACCCTCCTGATCGTCGGCCACATGGGCTTCCCGGCCTGGGAGACCGAGCCGCACCCCGGCGTGGACTTCCCCACCCCCCAGAAGGTCCTGGCCTCTCTCGACCTGGCGGCCGACCAGTGGGACGTCCTCGTCTGCGACACCCATGAGCACCCCCTGACGGACCCCGACGGGCAGCCCTCCACGCGCACCAACTACACCGTCAAGGCACGGCGCCGCACCCCGAAGGACTGA
- a CDS encoding DUF1345 domain-containing protein, whose amino-acid sequence MKHLLPLSAVPRLAGAVVIGAAIGAVVGVLTRAPLGVLAGIAAAQTLFVVAGWIVLWPMDAATTHRNVRREEFRPVTEELVVVGAALCGLIGIVVLLLLGDSGMGHAAAATALGGVFMAWAALHLMYATRYAYLFYLAPRGGIDFNSEDPPAYSDFLYFSFNLGMTYQVSDTDVSSSTIRAVVLRHCLLSYVFGASILATTINLVAGIVTG is encoded by the coding sequence GTGAAGCACCTGCTGCCGCTCTCCGCGGTGCCCCGACTGGCCGGAGCGGTGGTCATCGGGGCGGCGATCGGCGCGGTCGTCGGCGTACTGACCAGGGCGCCGCTCGGCGTACTCGCCGGGATCGCCGCGGCGCAGACGCTCTTCGTCGTGGCGGGCTGGATCGTGCTGTGGCCCATGGACGCCGCCACTACCCACCGCAACGTGCGGCGCGAGGAGTTCCGGCCGGTCACCGAGGAACTCGTCGTCGTCGGGGCCGCCCTGTGCGGCCTGATCGGCATCGTGGTGCTGCTCCTGCTCGGCGACTCGGGCATGGGCCACGCCGCGGCCGCGACGGCACTCGGTGGCGTCTTCATGGCCTGGGCGGCGCTCCACCTGATGTACGCCACCCGCTACGCGTACCTCTTCTACCTGGCCCCCAGGGGCGGCATCGACTTCAACTCCGAAGACCCGCCCGCGTACAGCGACTTCCTCTACTTCAGCTTCAACCTCGGCATGACCTACCAGGTCTCCGACACGGACGTCTCCAGCTCCACGATCCGCGCGGTGGTCCTACGGCATTGCCTGCTTTCCTACGTCTTCGGCGCGAGCATCCTGGCCACGACGATCAACCTCGTCGCCGGCATCGTCACGGGCTGA